The genomic region CGACGGCGTGCAGGAAGTAGCTCTGGTCCTTGTTCGGGTCCAGGCCCTTGAGCAGTTCGGTGCGGCCATCGATATCGCGACGGCGCACGTAGTGGCCAGTGGCAATCAGGTCGGCGCCGAGCATCATCGCGTAGTCGAGGAACGCCTTGAACTTGATCTCGCGGTTGCACAGGATGTCCGGGTTCGGAGTGCGCCCGGCCTTGTATTCGGCCAGGAAGTGTTCGAACACGTTGTCCCAATACTCGGCGGCGAAGTTGGCGGTGTGCAGCTTGATACCGATCTTGTCGCACACGGCCTGGGCGTCCGCCAGGTCGTCCATGGCGGTGCAATATTCCGTTCCATCGTCTTCTTCCCAGTTCTTCATGAACAGGCCTTCCACCTCATAACCCTGCTCCATGAGCAGAACGGCGGAAACGGAAGAATCCACGCCGCCGGACATGCCGACGATGACGCGCTTCTTTTGTGTGTCAGAAGGGGCTGGATCACGCATAGGGTTTCAACGGGTGTCTTGAAAAAGGACGCGATTCTATCAGGCCCGGGCCGCTAAGGCTAAAGAGAAGGGCGGATCAATTCGAGACTGTGCCTGTGGCCTGCCAGATAATCATCGATACAGCGGATGATCAGCTCGCTGCGCCAGTCGTCGCGCACGACCATCAGCTCGTCACGGGTCATCCAGCGGGCGCGGAGGATGCCGTCGTCGAGTTTATAGCCTGGGTGGTGTTTCAGCGCTTTGGCGATAAAGCAGACCCGTTGATAGGTCACGCCGTTGCTGGGGGCAGTGTAGAGGTAAATGCCGACGATGCCGGTGGCTTCGACATCCCAGCCGGTTTCCTCGAGGGTCTCGCGCACGGCGGCTTCGGTCAGGGTTTCGTTCGGGTCCAGGTGGCCGGCGGGCTGATTGAGCACGGCGCGGCCGCCCTTGAGTTCTTCGACCATCAGGAAACGGCCGTTGTCTTCGACGATGGTGGCGACAGTGATGTGGGGGAGCCAGGTCATGGGATGCCTCGATTCAGGACGCAGTGCGTCTTACAGCAGGATTACAGTCAGTGTGGGAGGGGGCTTGCCCCTGATGAGGGGGGGTCAGTAAATACATCTGGGGCTGACCCACTGCCATCGGGAGCAAGCCCCCTCCCACATTTTTATCCGGTTTCTACAGTTGAGCGGTAGAAACAGAAACCCCGGCACTTGGCCGGGGCTTCTTTGCAGCTTTACAACCTTACTTCAACTTGGCAATCGCCGCATTGAGGGTGTTGCTTGGGCGCATGGCCTTGCTGGTCAGCTCCGGGTTCGGCGCGTAATAGCCGCCGATGTCCACGGGCTTGCCCTGTACGGCGTTGAGCTCGGCAACGATGGTTGCCTCGTTCGCGGCCAGGGTCTGGGCAAGTGTGCCGAACTGCGCTTGCAGTGCAGTGTCTTCGGTCTGGGCGGCCAGGGCTTGTGCCCAGTACAGCGCGAGGTAGAAGTGGCTGCCGCGGTTGTCGA from Pseudomonas synxantha harbors:
- a CDS encoding NUDIX hydrolase, which encodes MTWLPHITVATIVEDNGRFLMVEELKGGRAVLNQPAGHLDPNETLTEAAVRETLEETGWDVEATGIVGIYLYTAPSNGVTYQRVCFIAKALKHHPGYKLDDGILRARWMTRDELMVVRDDWRSELIIRCIDDYLAGHRHSLELIRPSL